The following DNA comes from Cellulophaga sp. HaHa_2_95.
CTGTTTTTCGTTCCTTAAAATTAGTGCTAGCACTTTTGAGTTAGGAAAGATGGCGGTTAGTGAAAAATACCAAGGACTAAAAATTGGACAAGAGCTTTTAAAATTTGCTATAGCTTTTGGAAAGGAAAGCAATTGGGATAAAATTATATTGTATTCAAGTACAAAATTGCCACACGCCCTTTACCTTTATGAAAAATATAATTTCGAAAAAGTTCCTATTGAAAAGGACTTACCGTATGAACGAAGTGATATTAAAATGGAATTACAATTAAAATAAAACACTTATGAAAAAGTTAGTTACCCTAAGTCTCTTAGGAATTTTAGCAATAGCTTGTAAAGAGAATGAAAAGAAAGAGCCTATATCAGAAACGTCACCTGAAGTTACAGAAACAATAGCAACCACCAAGGAGCTTGTAAACGTAACACCCATAGAACATGCTTCTACTGTTTTGCAATGGGGAGAAACCACCATATATATTGATCCCGTTGGAGGAGCAGCTGCCTATAATGATCAAAAGAATCCAAATCTTCTGCTGATTACAGATATACATGGGGATCATTTAAGTGTTGAAACTCTAGATTCTTTAGACCTTTCTACTACTAAAATAATAGTTCCACAGGCTGTAGCAGACAAATTACCAGAAAAATATACTGCTCAGCTACATATTTTGGCCAATGGAGCTACACAAGAATTTGACGGTATTTCGATAGAAGCTATACCGATGTACAACCTCAGAGAAGAAGCTTTACAATTCCACACCAAAGGAAGAGGAAACGGTTATGTATTAAGTAAAGGTGATGAGCGCATTTATTTCTCAGGAGATACCGAAGACATAACAGAAATGCGTGCCTTAAAAAATATTGACAAAGCCTTCATTTGTATGAACCTACCCTATACGATGACGGAAGAAAGTGCCGCTAGTGCTGTTTTAGCATTTAAACCAAAGCAAGTATACCCATATCATTATAGAGGAAAACCAGACGTGAGTGATGTTGTTAAATTTAGAAAATTAGTCAATGAAGGTGACCCAACTATTGAAGTAATTCAGTTGGATTGGTACCCGAAGATGGATTATTAATAAGCCTAAAGCAAAAGAAAATATTCTAGGCATCGTAGTAATTACATTGATTATACATCTCAGCTTATAGAAGTTCATCTTACAAATCTATCAATACAATTGAATTTTTAATAGATAGCGATAATCAATTATAACGGTTTATAAAGTATCAAAATAAAAAGGCCTTCCACATTTGGAAGGCCTTTTTATTGTAGTCAAACAATTCGGTACTTATCGAATCAGTTTTTTATACTTGATACGTTTTGGCATTAAATCGCCACCCAAACGCTTCTTCTTGTTCTCTTCATAATCAGAAAATGACCCTTCAAAGAAATATACCTGAGAATCTCCTTCAAAAGCTAAAATGTGGGTACAAATACGATCTAAGAACCAACGGTCGTGAGAAATAACTACCGCACAACCTGCAAAATTTTCTAAACCTTCTTCCAAAGCTCTTAAGGTGTTTACATCAAGATCATTCGTAGGCTCATCCAAAAGAAGTACATTGCCTTCTTCTTTCAATGTCATGGCTAAGTGTAAACGGTTACGTTCACCTCCAGACAACATGTTCACTTTTTTATTTTGTTCACTTCCTGAAAAGTTAAATCTACTTAGGTAGGCACGAGAATTTACTTGACGGCCACCCATCATGATCATTTCTTGTTCGTCACTAAAGTTTTGCCAAATAGTTTTTTCTGGATCTATATTAGAGTGACTCTGATCTACATAGGCAATTTTAGCAGTTTCACCCACTACAAATTCTCCCTTATCCGCATTCTCTTCTCCCATAACCATTCTAAAAATGGTTGTTTTACCGGCACCGTTTGGACCAATAACACCTACAATACCTGCTTGAGGAAGTTTAAAATTAAGATCTTCATATAACAGCTTATCCCCGTACGCCTTACTTACACCAATAGCTTCAATTACATTCGTACCTAAACGAGGTCCGTTAGGAATGTAAATTTCTAGTTTTTCATCAAGTTGTTTTTGATCTTGACTCATTAACTTATCATAGTTATTCAAACGCGCTTTTTGCTTTGTTTGACGTCCTTTTGCACCTTGGCGTACCCATTCTAATTCTCGCTCTAAAGTCTTTTGGCGTTTAGAAGCTACTTTACTTTCATCTGCCATACGTTTAGATTTCTGATCTAACCAGCTAGAATAGTTCCCTTTCCAAGGAATACCTTCACCTCTATCCAATTCTAAAATCCAGCCTGCAACATTATCCAAAAAGTACCTATCATGCGTTACTGCAATAACGGTACCCTTGTACTCTGCTAAATGATGTTCTAACCAATGCACAGATTCTGCATCCAAGTGGTTCGTAGGTTCATCTAATAATAAAATTTCAGGTTCTTGTAATAATAAGCGACACAAAGCAACACGTCTACGCTCTCCTCCAGATAATACTCCTATTTTTTTATCTGGCTCTGGCGTGCGTAAAGCATCCATGGCAATTTCTAGTTTTGTATCTAGTTCCCAAGCGTTAGAAGCATCAATCTGATCTTGTAATTCTGCTTGGCGCGCCATTAACTTATCCATCTTATCTGCATCAGAATATACTTCTTCCAATCCAAACATATCATTTATCTTATTGTACTCATCAAGAATAGCGACCGTATCTGCTACACCTTCTTTTACAATTTCTAGAACTGTCTTTTCTTCATCTAATTGTGGTTCTTGCTCTAGATAGCCTACACGGTATCCTGGAGAAAAAACAACATCGCCTTGATAATTTTTATCGGCACCAGCTATAATTTTTAGAAGTGTTGATTTACCTGATCCGTTAAGACCTAAAATTCCGATTTTAGCGCCATAAAAAAAGCTTAGATAAATATTTTTTAATACTGGAGTATTTGCCGTTTTAAAGGTTTTTGTAACCCCAGACATGGAGAAAATTACTTTCTTATCGTCAGACATATGTGTTTAACTATATTTAATTGTTTGTACTTTAATTTGTGGTAAAATTTAAACTCTTCCTTTTAAGGCATTAAAAACCCAAGCAATTGCTAAAAATCCGATTCCAACAGCTGCAAACCCATAACCTGCAACCTCGTAGTACCTAAAAGCTCCTAAAGCTATTAAAGATAATCCTACAAAAATCATTATAAAAGTAGCCCATGCGAGTACCGTGTTTTTATTCATTCCCATAATATCTTGTAATTTTAGTTCGTTGGTGGGGTCAAATATCGTTATTTTAAGGAGTTTTCTATTTAGAAACTGCAACTTTTATTCCTCAAAAGGAAAAACAATACCCGCTTTTACTCTTATGACATCTAATAGTCCTATTAAATTCATACTATCCTCATGACTCCAATTGGTGCTTTCTATAGCTCCGTTTGCTAAACATTTTTGAACTTCTAAAATCTCATAATAATACCCCCTACCCTTAGTAGGTAAATCAAATTTCGTAATTTCTTCGTTAAGTTCCAACTCAAAACCTTGCGCTTCATGCCATTTCGGGTTTATAAAAATGGTTCCTTTGGTTCCTGAAATTTCAGCTTTCATTTCCGATTTAGAATTTAACCCACTATATAAAACAGCCTGAGCATCTGGATAATCAAGAATCATAGCTGTTTGCATTTCTATTCCAGTCTTATAAAATTTAGAAGAAGCCATAGTAGCTTCCGGATTCCCTAATATTAAATAAGACAAAAAAACAGGATAAATCCCTATATCTAACAAAGAACCTCCCGCTAAGTTTGGGTTTAATAATCTATTCTCATCGTCTCTATGCAAGGCTGGAAATGCAAAATCTGCATGTATATATTTAATAGCCCCCAAAACACCTTCGGCAATTAATTCTGTTACTTTCTGGATTGTAGGGTTAAAACGGCTCCACAACGCTTCCATCAAAAAAACATTATTCTCTTTCGCGGCGGCAATCATTTTTGTAACCTCTTCCGTATTCACCCCTAAAGGTTTCTCACATAAAATATGCTTCCCATAATACATAGCAGCAATAGCCAATTTAGCATGAAAAGAATGTGGCGTTGCAATATAGATCACATCTACTTCTGCGCATTTAAATAGCTCTTCATAACTGCCAAATGCATATTTTGAGACATAAATTTTTGAGAATTTCTCAGCTTTTTCAATACTTCTGGAAGCTACCGCTACCAATTCAGAATCTTCAACTAAAGCCAAATCTTTTACAAAGTGATTTGCAATACTGCCCAATCCTACTATTCCCCAACGTAGTTTTTGTTTCATTTTCTCTTTATATATTATCAAAGTTAATCAATAATTACTCCTTATATTTATACCCATTAAAGAAATTTTAATACGTATGGATATCAACTTCAATAAAAACGAAGATCATAATAAATTACTTTTATCAGCATTAAAAAAAAGACTGACTGCCGTTAAATTAGGGGGTGGCAAAAGTAGAATTGAAAAACAACATGCTCAAGGTAAAATGACAGCCAGAGAGCGTATTGATTATTTATTGGATAATAAAGCAGATGCTATAGAAATTGGTGCATTTGTTGGCGACGGCATGTATAAAGAGCACGGCGGATGCCCTTCTGGAGGGGTTGTGGTTAAAATTGGTTATATAAAAGGCAAACAATGTATTGTGGTTGCCAATGACGCTACTGTAAAAGCAGGAGCTTGGTTTCCTATTACTGCCAAAAAGAATTTAAGAGCTCAAGAAATTGCCATAGAAAACAAATTACCAATTATTTACTTGGTAGATAGTGCAGGTGTCTATTTACCCTTGCAAGATGAAATTTTCCCAGACAAAGAGCATTTTGGGCGCATTTTTAGAAATAATGCAGTGATGAGCAGTATGGGTATAACACAAATATCTGCTGTCATGGGGAGTTGTGTTGCCGGTGGTGCCTATTTACCAATAATGAGTGACGAAGCGCTAATTGTAGATAAAACAGCAAGCATCTTTTTAGCAGGAAGTTATTTGGTAAAAGCTGCTATTGGGGAAAGTATTGATAATGAAACATTGGGTGGTGCTACTACACATTGTGAGATAAGTGGTGTAACCGATTATAAATCTAAAGATGATGCTGACGCCTTAGATACCATTAAAAACATCATGAGTAAGATTGGTGATTTTGATAAAGCTGGTTATAACAGAGTAAAGGCTGAAAAACCAAAAGAAAATCCGCAAGACATATACGGGATCTTACCCAAATCAAGATCTGACCAGTATGATATGGTTGAAATCATAAAACGATTAGTAGATGATTCTGATTTTGAACAATACAAAGAAGGGTATGGTAAAACCATATTAACAGGTTATGCTCGCATTGATGGTTGGGCTGTGGGTATTGTAGCTAACCAACGTAAGGTGGTAAAAACTACCAATGGAGAAATGCAATTTGGAGGCGTAATTTATTCGGATTCTGCAGATAAGGCAACACGTTTTATTGCCAACTGCAACCAGAAGAAAATTCCGTTAGTATTTTTACAAGACGTTACCGGCTTTATGGTAGGAAGTAAAAGTGAACATGGCGGTATTATAAAAGATGGGGCAAAAATGGTCAATGCTGTGAGTAATTCTGTAGTCCCAAAATTTACGATTATTATTGGAAATAGTTACGGCGCTGGTAATTACGCAATGTGCGGTAAAGCTTATGACCCACGATTAATTGCTGCATGGCCTAGTGCTGAACTAGCTGTAATGAGTGGTAATTCTGCCGCTAAGGTATTATTGCAAATAGAGAAAGCCTCTTTAAAGAAAAAAGGAGAAGAGATTACCCCTGAGAAAGAGGCCGAATTATTTAGCAAGATAAAGAACCGATATGATGATCAGGTTTCTCCATATTATGCGGCATCGCGTTTATGGACCGATGGTATTATTGACCCACTAGATACTCGTAAATGGATTTCTATGGGAATTGATGCTGCGAATCATGCTCCCATAGAAAAACCTTTTAATTTAGGCGTTATTCAAGTTTAATTCCCTTGATGATTTTTTATACGCGGAATAAGAAGTAATTCCGTTTGTCTGCCATTCACATATCTAAATCCGTTTTCGCCATAGAACCCTGCTTCTTCAAGCATAATGCGAATATCTCTATTCCATTCTGGAACCGTAATGGTGGTATTTAACTCTATAGCGTAAACGGTATTTTTGTTTAGAGGGTATTTGTCTCCATCATCTTTCATCACCCCATCTTGAGCATCCCACATGCCTATCGTTGTTCCTGCCGAATGACCATACAAACCTAAAGGATGTGTATAAATTGAAGGTCTAAGACCGGCAACCTTAGCTTCCTGTAATGATTTCGCTAAAATTTCATTTCCTGTTCTCCCTGCAATCATATTATTTGTCAGAAAATCTTGAACGCTATTTCCATCTTTTAGGCCTTCTACCAAAAACTTGGGCGCTTCTTTTTCTTCTGATCGTAACACATAGGCCAATTCTTGACAATCAGTATTTAACCTTAAATACGTAATGCCAAAATCGCAATGCAATAAATCTCCGGGTACAATAGTAAGATCATCAGGTCTGCCTGAAAAGGAATACAAATGATCTACTAATTTTTCACTATTGCGTTGCACATCTACCGTAGGATGAAACCAAGTTTCCAAGCCTAAATCTGTTACCTTTTGACGCATCCACCACTCCACTTCTGTTGTGGTCGTAACCCCTGGAGTAATTACCTTCTCTGAAAATGCCTCCGCAATAATATCATGAGTTATGTCTACTAATTGATTGTAAATAACCATTTCACGTGGCGTTCGCGTTTCTATCCAACGCACTGCAAGTTGTTCTGCAGAGCTTACTTTGGAATGCATTTTCTTAGGTAAATAGCTCATGAACTCGTCATAATCTGTTTTATCTAAACCATCAGCGATATTATGATCTTTAGAGAAATTTAACCCAATCTTATTGGGGTTACGCTCTTGAATTAATTCTATAAGTCTTTTCCATTGGTCTGGTTGCTTTTCTTTATCCCAAGCAGAAGCAATACTTTTACCCACATCATAACGTGCCACCGCTAATTTTTCAATAGTATTTTTTGATTTGTTCCTGTAGAAAAGAAGTATGGTTCTTCTACGCGCATTTAACCAAGTAGCAGGGAGCATCGTTTTAATAACTGGGTCTTCATTATATTCCCGAGACATTACAATCCACATATCAATAGCTGCTGTATCCATTAATTCTGGAAGCAAAACATTAAAACGCTCTTCTAAAATTTCGTCTACTACGGTAGCTCTTTCTACTTCTGGGAGAATTTGTTGCGCAAAACTACATACAGCAAAAAATAATGCAAAATTTAATAGGGTTATTTTCATAGTGGTCGATTTAAAATCAAGCCTGAAAATACAAAATATTAAAAAAGAATAAAGTGTCTTCTGACACTTTATTAAAATCTATCAGCTAACACGTTCTAATTTGATGTATGCGCCAAATAATTATTTGAAATACTATTCGTAGCCACACTAATGCGCTCTATATCCTGAGGGTTAAGCGTATTTAATATAGAAGTATCATAACTAACACCATCCACAATTATTACCGTATTACGATCACCACGCATAGTAATTACAGGGATTTGTCCTAGCTGCGTATCGGTGATACTTACTCCCGGCACTGACCGCCGTATTGCGGTATGGAGATCTTGTTGGCTATGTAAGTGTGTGCTATTAACCTCATACAGCTTAAACGGGTAATTATCTTCTACAACACCATGAACTAGGCCGTTTGAAATCTGCACGGTTGCGTTACAAAATCCAGAAATAGCAGCCAGGTTATTTTCAGAAGCCGGATCTAAAATTACTTGTGCATTTAAAGTTAAAGTCATTAAAATAATTGGTACAAATAAAATATTTTTCATCGTTTTAGTTTTAAGTTCCTATAAACATACTGCACTAAAAGACAATTAGAAACCTTAACTTAGGGAAGTGTACTTTTGAGTGAGCCAGACTATTTAGAAAGTAAGGCTACTGTTTTTGTACGCTGAATTTTTCCATTATCTGTTTTGATAAAAGATTCTACAGCATAAATTTCTTTAGGCACTTCAAATTTGTCTAAAGTCTCCAAATTCTGAAGCCTGTTCCATAACTGTGCCTTATCCACATTCCCTTCGGTTATCAGCACTAATTTCTGGCCTAATACCGTATCAGAAATTCCTGCTACGAAAAAATCAACATCAATTACTTTAGAAATTTTGGCTTCAATTTTTTCTGGAATCAACTTAACACCCCCAGAATTAATTATAGCATCATGCCTGCCTAGCCACTCAAATTCTGTTGAAGAAACTAACGCTACCAAATCATTCGTTACCACTTCTTCCTCAGAAATATTGGGCGCATTAATAACCAAACACCCTCTAGCATCTGTACTAAATTCTACTTTGGGTAATGCCGTAAAATTAGTATTGGTGGACGCTTCTAAATGGTTAACTGGTTTGAGGGCAACATGGGTAATAGTTTCCGTCATTCCATAAGTTTCATACACCTTACAAATATTGTTAGTCACTGCGACTTTTAATGCTTCTGACATTTTAGCACCACCAACAATTAATAGTTTGAGTTGCTTTAGTTGTTGCAAGGAATTTTCTAACTGTAGAGGTATCATCGCACTAAAATCATAAGATTTAGTAATACTTTCTAAAGGACTAGAATTTGGAGCCACATAATCCAATGCCAAGCCTAGAACCATAGCCCGCACTAACATCATTTTACCTGCTATAAAATCAACGGGCAAACAGAGTAAGGCGGTATTACCCCCTTCAAGACCAAAAAAACTACCGGTAGCCATCGCAGAATTTACCATGTGTTGTTTTCTTAGATTTATTATCTTGGGTACACCTGTGGAGCCGGAAGTAGCAACTGCCAAGGATTCATCCTCATTCACCCAATCTAAAAGAAAACTTCCTATTGGTTTTTCATGCGGGAGCCCTTCCTTAATTAAGCAATAAGCTACTTCTTTTAGTGCTTCATATGAAAACGAAATTCCGTTTAACTTAAAATTTGGATGAACAAACTTATGATTCAAATTCATTATTTTCTTGTGCTAAAAATGCCTCTTCCGTTAACACGCTCCCTGTTAATTTCTCTTTCCAGTTGGTCCAATTATAGACTTTAGAAAAGATAAATAAAAGCGCAGGATAGATAATAATTACAGGTATAAAAACGTCCCAACCCAATGCTGGTTCTGACACATCTCTATAAATAGAATCTGTTTGAAAAGCGGTCCAATCTGCTGTAACTAATAACGCCGTAACTAAATTATTTGCTGCATGAAAACCTAAAGAAAGCTCCAGACCTTCATCCATCAATGCTAAAATACCTAAAAAGAAACCTGTGCCGATATAATACACCATGATGCCATAGCCTAATTCCTGTACTTCTGGGTTAAAAATATGCATCAAGCCAAAAATAGTTGAAGTGACGACTAAAGGAATCCATCTATTCTTCGTTAATATCCCAAGACTT
Coding sequences within:
- a CDS encoding AMP-binding protein; amino-acid sequence: MNLNHKFVHPNFKLNGISFSYEALKEVAYCLIKEGLPHEKPIGSFLLDWVNEDESLAVATSGSTGVPKIINLRKQHMVNSAMATGSFFGLEGGNTALLCLPVDFIAGKMMLVRAMVLGLALDYVAPNSSPLESITKSYDFSAMIPLQLENSLQQLKQLKLLIVGGAKMSEALKVAVTNNICKVYETYGMTETITHVALKPVNHLEASTNTNFTALPKVEFSTDARGCLVINAPNISEEEVVTNDLVALVSSTEFEWLGRHDAIINSGGVKLIPEKIEAKISKVIDVDFFVAGISDTVLGQKLVLITEGNVDKAQLWNRLQNLETLDKFEVPKEIYAVESFIKTDNGKIQRTKTVALLSK
- a CDS encoding GNAT family N-acetyltransferase — protein: MAITIIPYEPIHSKAFHDLNVEWLKKYFYVEEKDKELLNDCENTILKKDGHIFFAKYEGKIVGCFSFLKISASTFELGKMAVSEKYQGLKIGQELLKFAIAFGKESNWDKIILYSSTKLPHALYLYEKYNFEKVPIEKDLPYERSDIKMELQLK
- the ettA gene encoding energy-dependent translational throttle protein EttA, with the protein product MSDDKKVIFSMSGVTKTFKTANTPVLKNIYLSFFYGAKIGILGLNGSGKSTLLKIIAGADKNYQGDVVFSPGYRVGYLEQEPQLDEEKTVLEIVKEGVADTVAILDEYNKINDMFGLEEVYSDADKMDKLMARQAELQDQIDASNAWELDTKLEIAMDALRTPEPDKKIGVLSGGERRRVALCRLLLQEPEILLLDEPTNHLDAESVHWLEHHLAEYKGTVIAVTHDRYFLDNVAGWILELDRGEGIPWKGNYSSWLDQKSKRMADESKVASKRQKTLERELEWVRQGAKGRQTKQKARLNNYDKLMSQDQKQLDEKLEIYIPNGPRLGTNVIEAIGVSKAYGDKLLYEDLNFKLPQAGIVGVIGPNGAGKTTIFRMVMGEENADKGEFVVGETAKIAYVDQSHSNIDPEKTIWQNFSDEQEMIMMGGRQVNSRAYLSRFNFSGSEQNKKVNMLSGGERNRLHLAMTLKEEGNVLLLDEPTNDLDVNTLRALEEGLENFAGCAVVISHDRWFLDRICTHILAFEGDSQVYFFEGSFSDYEENKKKRLGGDLMPKRIKYKKLIR
- a CDS encoding MBL fold metallo-hydrolase, producing MKKLVTLSLLGILAIACKENEKKEPISETSPEVTETIATTKELVNVTPIEHASTVLQWGETTIYIDPVGGAAAYNDQKNPNLLLITDIHGDHLSVETLDSLDLSTTKIIVPQAVADKLPEKYTAQLHILANGATQEFDGISIEAIPMYNLREEALQFHTKGRGNGYVLSKGDERIYFSGDTEDITEMRALKNIDKAFICMNLPYTMTEESAASAVLAFKPKQVYPYHYRGKPDVSDVVKFRKLVNEGDPTIEVIQLDWYPKMDY
- a CDS encoding TonB-dependent receptor plug domain-containing protein, producing MKNILFVPIILMTLTLNAQVILDPASENNLAAISGFCNATVQISNGLVHGVVEDNYPFKLYEVNSTHLHSQQDLHTAIRRSVPGVSITDTQLGQIPVITMRGDRNTVIIVDGVSYDTSILNTLNPQDIERISVATNSISNNYLAHTSN
- a CDS encoding Gfo/Idh/MocA family protein; translation: MKQKLRWGIVGLGSIANHFVKDLALVEDSELVAVASRSIEKAEKFSKIYVSKYAFGSYEELFKCAEVDVIYIATPHSFHAKLAIAAMYYGKHILCEKPLGVNTEEVTKMIAAAKENNVFLMEALWSRFNPTIQKVTELIAEGVLGAIKYIHADFAFPALHRDDENRLLNPNLAGGSLLDIGIYPVFLSYLILGNPEATMASSKFYKTGIEMQTAMILDYPDAQAVLYSGLNSKSEMKAEISGTKGTIFINPKWHEAQGFELELNEEITKFDLPTKGRGYYYEILEVQKCLANGAIESTNWSHEDSMNLIGLLDVIRVKAGIVFPFEE
- a CDS encoding M24 family metallopeptidase, with the protein product MKITLLNFALFFAVCSFAQQILPEVERATVVDEILEERFNVLLPELMDTAAIDMWIVMSREYNEDPVIKTMLPATWLNARRRTILLFYRNKSKNTIEKLAVARYDVGKSIASAWDKEKQPDQWKRLIELIQERNPNKIGLNFSKDHNIADGLDKTDYDEFMSYLPKKMHSKVSSAEQLAVRWIETRTPREMVIYNQLVDITHDIIAEAFSEKVITPGVTTTTEVEWWMRQKVTDLGLETWFHPTVDVQRNSEKLVDHLYSFSGRPDDLTIVPGDLLHCDFGITYLRLNTDCQELAYVLRSEEKEAPKFLVEGLKDGNSVQDFLTNNMIAGRTGNEILAKSLQEAKVAGLRPSIYTHPLGLYGHSAGTTIGMWDAQDGVMKDDGDKYPLNKNTVYAIELNTTITVPEWNRDIRIMLEEAGFYGENGFRYVNGRQTELLLIPRIKNHQGN
- a CDS encoding CAL67264 family membrane protein, encoding MNKNTVLAWATFIMIFVGLSLIALGAFRYYEVAGYGFAAVGIGFLAIAWVFNALKGRV
- a CDS encoding acyl-CoA carboxylase subunit beta: MDINFNKNEDHNKLLLSALKKRLTAVKLGGGKSRIEKQHAQGKMTARERIDYLLDNKADAIEIGAFVGDGMYKEHGGCPSGGVVVKIGYIKGKQCIVVANDATVKAGAWFPITAKKNLRAQEIAIENKLPIIYLVDSAGVYLPLQDEIFPDKEHFGRIFRNNAVMSSMGITQISAVMGSCVAGGAYLPIMSDEALIVDKTASIFLAGSYLVKAAIGESIDNETLGGATTHCEISGVTDYKSKDDADALDTIKNIMSKIGDFDKAGYNRVKAEKPKENPQDIYGILPKSRSDQYDMVEIIKRLVDDSDFEQYKEGYGKTILTGYARIDGWAVGIVANQRKVVKTTNGEMQFGGVIYSDSADKATRFIANCNQKKIPLVFLQDVTGFMVGSKSEHGGIIKDGAKMVNAVSNSVVPKFTIIIGNSYGAGNYAMCGKAYDPRLIAAWPSAELAVMSGNSAAKVLLQIEKASLKKKGEEITPEKEAELFSKIKNRYDDQVSPYYAASRLWTDGIIDPLDTRKWISMGIDAANHAPIEKPFNLGVIQV